A genomic segment from Dendropsophus ebraccatus isolate aDenEbr1 chromosome 7, aDenEbr1.pat, whole genome shotgun sequence encodes:
- the LOC138797108 gene encoding vomeronasal type-2 receptor 26-like: protein MASVFSGVSLFGCLVTGSILGIFISYRDTPIVRANNRNLSYLLLVSIILSFLSVFLFLGRPSDVTCRLRETSFGVFFSVAVSSLLAKTVMVCVAFKSTKPGSPWRKWLGLKLSYTIVVLCSSIQVIICVIWLSISPPFQDLDHQSYPGKILILCNAGSDIWFYSMLGYLGFLAAVSFVLAFMVRTLPDTFNEAKYITFSMLVFCSVWIAMIPAYLSTTGKSLVAVEVFAVMASSAGLLGCVFIPKCFIILFISEMNKKPDLMGKRKE from the coding sequence atggcttctgtattctcCGGTGTCTCGCTCTTCGGATGTCTTGTGACCGGCTCCATATTGGGAATATTTATCTCCTACCGGGACACTCCTATTGTTAGAGCTAATAACCGGAACCTGAGTTatctcctcctggtctccatcatcctcagcttcctctctgtcttcttgtttcttggtcgtcccagtgatgtcacttgtagaTTACGTGAAACCAGTTTTGGAGTCTTCTTCTCAGTTGCCGTCTCTTCACTTCTCGCCAAGACTGTGATGGTTTGTGTTGCTTTTAAGTCCACCAAGCCTGGAAGCCCCTGGAGGAAATGGCTGGGCTTAAAGCTGTCCTATACCATAGTGGTGTTGTGTTCATCTATTCAGGTTATAATCTGTGTTATCTGGTTGTCTATCTCTCCACCATTCCAGGACCTGGACCATCAGTCTTATCCTGGGAAGATCCTCATTCTGTGTAATGCAGGGTCTGATATCTGGTTCTACTCCATGTTGGGGTATCTGGggttcctggcagcggtgagctttgttctggctttcatggtgaggacattaccggacactttcaatgaggccaagtacatcaccttcagcatgctggtgttctgcagtgtctggatcgccatgatcccggcttatctgAGCACCACAGGGAAATCCTTGGTGGCTGTGGAGGTCTTTGCAGTGATGGCGTCCAGTGCTGGACTGTTAGGATGTGTGTTTATCCCCAaatgttttatcattttatttatatCTGAAATGAACAAAAAACCCGACCTGATGGGGAAAAGGAAGGAATGA